A stretch of the Candidatus Binataceae bacterium genome encodes the following:
- a CDS encoding rhodanese-like domain-containing protein has translation MQLNPAAVKRMIGDGEEVALLDVREEGLFATGHLLFACSLPLSHLELRAATLVPRRETRTIVIDEDGGPLAQLAARRLSDFGWKNIAVLQGGVEGWRRAGFEIFSGINVPSKAFGELVEDQCGTPRITPAELKRRLEQGEDIIILDSRPQEEFRVMSIPGALDCPGAELVYRAFDLARGRTATVVVNCAGRTRSIIGAQSLINAGMENPVFALENGTMGWRLAGLELAHGRDDVAPPPSADGLSRAQAAASSLAQRLGLREIGWNDLAQMQSQSQRALYLLDVRTPAEYQSGHPAGWRCAPGGQLVQATDQYVGTLKSRLVLGDSDGVRARMTASWLIQMGWRDVFVLRDNLSTRAWESGAERPEILPLLTEIASLEAGELHQMLASGAATVIDFATSLEYRAGHIEGAWWAIRARLEQALPRLPQAGALVATSPDGVLARFAAADLAKLTARPVFALRAGTAGWRAAGFSLITQPEQLADEPVDVWYRPYQNRQGPEDAMRAYLAWELGLLEQIARDGDARFAVAK, from the coding sequence GTGCAGTTAAACCCCGCGGCCGTGAAGCGCATGATCGGCGACGGCGAAGAGGTAGCTTTGCTCGACGTGCGCGAAGAAGGTCTGTTTGCCACCGGCCACCTATTATTCGCCTGCTCGCTGCCTCTCAGCCACTTGGAGTTGCGAGCCGCGACATTGGTGCCACGGCGTGAGACCCGCACTATCGTCATCGATGAGGACGGCGGCCCACTGGCCCAGCTAGCGGCCCGCCGGCTGTCGGATTTCGGCTGGAAGAATATTGCCGTACTCCAGGGCGGTGTCGAGGGTTGGCGGCGCGCGGGCTTTGAGATCTTCAGCGGCATTAATGTGCCCAGCAAAGCCTTCGGTGAACTGGTTGAAGATCAATGCGGTACCCCGCGGATCACACCCGCCGAGCTCAAGCGCAGGCTGGAGCAGGGCGAAGACATCATCATCCTCGACAGCCGACCCCAGGAAGAATTTCGGGTGATGAGCATTCCCGGCGCGTTGGATTGTCCGGGGGCCGAGCTGGTCTATCGCGCCTTCGATCTGGCGCGCGGTCGCACCGCCACGGTGGTAGTCAATTGCGCTGGTCGCACCCGCAGCATTATCGGCGCGCAGTCGCTGATCAACGCTGGGATGGAAAACCCGGTCTTTGCCTTGGAAAACGGCACTATGGGCTGGCGCCTGGCGGGCCTGGAGCTGGCGCATGGTCGTGATGACGTCGCGCCGCCGCCTTCGGCTGACGGCTTGAGCCGGGCCCAAGCCGCCGCCAGCAGCTTGGCCCAGCGCTTGGGTCTGCGCGAAATCGGTTGGAACGATCTCGCCCAAATGCAGTCGCAAAGCCAGCGGGCGCTTTACCTACTCGACGTTCGTACGCCGGCCGAGTATCAGTCCGGCCATCCGGCGGGCTGGCGCTGCGCGCCCGGCGGTCAATTGGTGCAGGCTACCGACCAGTACGTCGGGACGCTCAAAAGCCGGCTGGTGCTGGGCGACAGCGACGGAGTGCGGGCCCGGATGACCGCCTCCTGGCTCATCCAGATGGGCTGGCGCGACGTCTTCGTGTTGCGCGACAACCTTTCCACGCGGGCTTGGGAAAGCGGCGCCGAGCGGCCGGAGATCCTGCCGCTGCTCACGGAGATCGCCAGTCTGGAGGCTGGCGAGTTGCACCAGATGCTGGCGAGCGGTGCGGCCACGGTTATCGATTTTGCCACCAGCCTGGAATATCGCGCCGGTCATATCGAGGGCGCCTGGTGGGCGATTCGCGCCCGTTTGGAGCAGGCACTGCCTCGTCTGCCGCAAGCTGGCGCGCTGGTGGCAACCTCGCCCGATGGCGTCCTGGCTCGTTTTGCCGCCGCCGATCTCGCAAAACTCACCGCTCGCCCGGTCTTCGCTTTACGGGCCGGAACCGCGGGATGGCGCGCGGCGGGCTTTTCGCTTATTACTCAGCCCGAGCAGCTAGCCGATGAACCGGTGGACGTCTGGTATCGACCCTATCAGAACCGGCAGGGACCTGAAGACGCGATGCGCGCATATTTGGCGTGGGAGCTGGGGTTGCTGGAGCAGATCGCCCGCGATGGCGACGCCCGCTTCGCCGTGGCCAAATAA
- a CDS encoding class I SAM-dependent methyltransferase → METLLPGFFPATAMPDPDWWEALWPDPAQVVVKLGVEAQTEVVDLCCGDGLFTVPLARMNRHVIAIDLDPALLDKARARLLRAGITNYDCFAIDAYQLAEVVREPVDFVLIANTFHGVPDQKRLSRAVAAILKSGGRFAVVNWHRRPREETQVLNQPRGPRTAMRMEPEDVTAAVSSSGLRFERAIELPPYHYGVIYTK, encoded by the coding sequence ATGGAAACTTTGCTCCCCGGGTTTTTTCCAGCAACCGCAATGCCGGACCCGGACTGGTGGGAAGCGCTGTGGCCCGATCCCGCTCAAGTGGTTGTTAAGCTTGGCGTCGAGGCGCAGACAGAGGTTGTGGACCTCTGTTGCGGCGATGGGCTCTTCACCGTACCCCTCGCGCGCATGAACCGGCATGTCATCGCGATCGACCTCGACCCCGCATTGCTCGACAAGGCGCGCGCACGACTGCTGCGAGCCGGCATTACCAATTACGATTGTTTTGCGATAGACGCCTATCAGCTTGCTGAGGTCGTTCGCGAGCCAGTTGACTTTGTGCTGATCGCGAACACCTTTCATGGAGTTCCGGACCAGAAACGTCTTTCACGAGCGGTTGCCGCAATTCTCAAGTCGGGCGGGCGCTTCGCGGTTGTCAACTGGCATCGCCGCCCGCGAGAGGAGACCCAGGTTTTAAATCAGCCGCGCGGGCCGAGGACCGCGATGCGAATGGAGCCAGAAGACGTGACGGCAGCGGTCAGTTCATCGGGCCTCAGGTTCGAGCGTGCGATCGAACTGCCGCCTTATCACTACGGCGTGATCTACACCAAATAG
- a CDS encoding glutamate synthase subunit beta, which produces MGKITGFLEIAREAPQRRPVKERLRDWREFDLKMPEDKLRAQAARCMDCGVPFCHKGCPLGNIIPDWNDLVYRGRWREAITRLHATNNFPEFTGRICPAPCEEACVLNINNNPVTIKLLEKNIIDHAFAEGWVAPMKSIRATGKRVAIVGSGPAGLACAQQLARAGHRVTVMERSDRVGGLLTYGIPDFKLEKWIVMRRIEQMAAEGVEFRTSCTVGVDYPAERLRQEFDAVCLTIGATKPRDLSIPGRELDGIHFAMDFLPLQNQLNFGDQLAPGRMISAHGKRVVILGGGDTGSDCLGTSNRQGALSVAQFELLAKPPAERTAEMPWPQWPMILRTSTSHEEGVIRDWSVNTKSFSGEGGRVKRLHGVRLEWQRHDGRMAMRELPGTDFEIECDLVLLALGFLGPETEGAVSQLGLKLDSRGNIACDANYMSSEAGIFAAGDARRGQSLVVWAIWEGREAARCIDQYLMGESRLPSSPDL; this is translated from the coding sequence ATGGGCAAGATCACGGGCTTTTTGGAAATCGCGCGCGAAGCGCCGCAGCGCCGGCCGGTCAAGGAGCGGCTACGGGATTGGCGCGAGTTTGATCTGAAGATGCCCGAGGACAAGTTACGAGCGCAGGCGGCCCGCTGCATGGATTGCGGAGTCCCCTTCTGCCACAAGGGCTGCCCGCTGGGAAACATCATCCCGGATTGGAACGACCTGGTTTATCGCGGGCGCTGGCGCGAGGCCATCACCCGGCTGCACGCCACCAATAATTTTCCCGAATTCACCGGGCGCATTTGTCCGGCCCCCTGCGAGGAAGCCTGCGTCCTCAACATCAACAACAATCCCGTCACCATCAAGTTGCTGGAAAAGAACATCATCGACCACGCCTTCGCCGAAGGCTGGGTCGCACCGATGAAGTCAATCCGCGCCACTGGCAAACGGGTCGCGATAGTTGGGTCGGGACCTGCCGGCCTGGCCTGCGCTCAGCAACTGGCGCGCGCCGGCCATCGCGTTACCGTGATGGAGCGCTCGGATCGGGTGGGTGGCCTGCTGACCTACGGCATACCCGACTTCAAGCTGGAGAAATGGATTGTCATGCGGCGAATCGAGCAGATGGCCGCCGAAGGCGTGGAATTCCGCACCAGTTGCACGGTAGGAGTGGATTACCCCGCCGAGCGTCTGCGCCAGGAATTCGACGCGGTCTGCCTGACGATCGGTGCCACCAAGCCGCGCGACCTGAGTATCCCCGGCCGCGAGCTTGACGGCATTCATTTCGCGATGGATTTTCTGCCCTTGCAAAACCAGCTTAATTTCGGCGACCAACTCGCTCCGGGCCGGATGATCAGCGCCCACGGCAAACGGGTGGTCATCCTGGGCGGCGGCGATACCGGCTCCGATTGTCTGGGGACTTCCAATCGCCAGGGCGCGCTGTCGGTGGCCCAGTTTGAGTTGTTGGCCAAGCCGCCCGCGGAGCGCACCGCCGAGATGCCGTGGCCGCAGTGGCCGATGATTCTGCGCACCTCGACCTCGCACGAAGAGGGCGTCATTCGCGATTGGAGCGTTAACACCAAAAGCTTTTCGGGCGAAGGCGGGCGGGTCAAACGGCTGCACGGAGTGCGGCTTGAATGGCAACGTCACGATGGGCGCATGGCGATGCGTGAGCTGCCCGGTACCGACTTCGAGATCGAGTGTGATTTGGTACTGTTGGCCCTTGGCTTCCTCGGACCAGAAACCGAGGGTGCGGTCTCACAACTCGGGCTCAAGCTCGATTCCCGGGGCAACATTGCCTGCGACGCCAACTACATGAGCAGCGAAGCGGGGATCTTCGCCGCCGGCGATGCGCGCCGAGGGCAATCACTGGTGGTGTGGGCGATTTGGGAAGGGCGCGAGGCCGCCCGCTGTATCGACCAATATCTGATGGGCGAAAGCCGACTGCCCTCCAGCCCCGATCTGTAG